The following proteins are encoded in a genomic region of Verrucomicrobiota bacterium:
- a CDS encoding sulfite reductase subunit alpha — MSSAPSIPETAPFTPEQRQWLNGLLAGMFSGNEALGASEPVAKKPEVVVLYGSQSGNTETLADSFGERLNASGFQANVVSMEDHEEVDLASKEHVLLLSSTWGDGDPPDSAIGFWEKLSAEDHPRMEKLQFSVLALGDTNYLTFCEFGKQLDSRLEALGATRMAARVDCDTDFEEPADKWFSAVLTGLESTTGAGTKTETSTAPPKKAWGRSNPFPAKLKTNLELNSKESARDTRHFEIELGDSGLSYEAGDALGVIPTNCPQYVEDLLQAAGYTGDEPIGDKTLRQALTEDYAITLPSPKLMIEFASRADSAELTALLDDKEKMADYLWGREIVDLFVEYPKARWSAEEFVGLLSKMAPRLYSISSSSKAHPGEVHLTVARVGYETHGRERKGVASTFLSDRIAEDGAVPIYVQPNKHFKVPADTQAPMIMVGPGTGIAPFRAFLEERQATHSPGKNWLFFGNPHESSDYLYQEQLEAAKADGSLARLDLAWSRDGAEKVYVQDLMRKSAQELWAWLEEGAYFFVCGDAKRMAKDVDKALHAAIETAGGKTPEEAAAYVNDLKTSKRYVRDVY, encoded by the coding sequence ATGAGCTCTGCCCCGTCCATCCCTGAGACCGCTCCTTTCACACCCGAACAACGTCAATGGCTCAATGGCCTTTTGGCAGGCATGTTTTCCGGCAATGAAGCGCTTGGCGCCTCCGAGCCCGTCGCCAAGAAACCGGAAGTGGTCGTGCTCTATGGAAGCCAGTCTGGGAACACCGAGACCTTGGCCGACAGCTTCGGTGAGCGGCTGAATGCCTCCGGCTTCCAAGCCAACGTCGTCTCAATGGAAGACCACGAAGAAGTGGATCTAGCCAGTAAGGAACATGTGCTGCTGCTCTCGAGCACTTGGGGGGATGGCGACCCACCGGACAGTGCGATCGGATTTTGGGAAAAGCTCTCGGCGGAAGACCACCCCCGGATGGAAAAGCTTCAATTTTCCGTCCTGGCGCTGGGGGACACCAACTACCTCACCTTCTGCGAATTCGGCAAGCAGCTTGACAGTCGCCTGGAAGCACTGGGGGCCACCCGCATGGCGGCCCGAGTCGACTGCGACACCGATTTCGAGGAACCGGCCGACAAATGGTTCAGCGCTGTCTTAACCGGATTGGAGAGCACCACCGGTGCGGGAACCAAGACCGAAACTTCCACCGCACCTCCTAAAAAAGCCTGGGGTCGGTCCAATCCTTTCCCCGCTAAGCTCAAGACCAATTTAGAACTCAACAGCAAAGAAAGCGCCCGGGACACGCGTCACTTCGAAATCGAGCTAGGCGATAGCGGGCTCTCTTACGAAGCGGGTGACGCCCTGGGAGTCATCCCGACCAATTGCCCGCAGTATGTGGAGGACCTGCTGCAAGCGGCCGGCTATACCGGTGATGAACCGATTGGTGATAAGACTCTTCGCCAAGCACTGACCGAGGATTACGCCATCACCCTGCCCTCGCCCAAGCTGATGATCGAATTCGCCAGTCGGGCCGACTCGGCTGAGTTGACGGCTCTGCTCGACGATAAGGAAAAAATGGCTGACTACCTCTGGGGTCGGGAAATCGTGGATCTCTTTGTAGAATATCCCAAGGCCCGCTGGAGTGCCGAAGAATTTGTCGGCTTGCTCAGCAAAATGGCCCCCCGCCTCTACTCCATCTCCTCCAGCTCCAAGGCGCACCCCGGCGAAGTTCACTTAACCGTCGCCCGGGTCGGCTATGAAACCCACGGCCGAGAACGAAAAGGGGTCGCCTCGACCTTTCTCTCTGATCGAATCGCCGAGGACGGAGCCGTTCCCATCTACGTGCAACCGAACAAGCACTTCAAAGTCCCCGCCGACACGCAGGCGCCCATGATCATGGTCGGCCCCGGGACCGGCATTGCCCCCTTCCGGGCCTTCTTGGAAGAACGCCAAGCCACTCACTCGCCCGGCAAGAACTGGCTCTTCTTCGGCAATCCTCACGAAAGCTCCGATTACCTTTACCAGGAGCAATTGGAGGCAGCCAAAGCCGATGGTTCCTTGGCACGGCTGGACCTCGCTTGGTCTCGGGATGGGGCCGAGAAAGTCTACGTCCAAGACCTCATGCGCAAGAGCGCCCAAGAGCTTTGGGCCTGGCTGGAGGAGGGAGCCTACTTCTTTGTCTGCGGAGATGCCAAGCGCATGGCCAAGGATGTAGACAAGGCCCTTCATGCCGCCATTGAGACCGCCGGGGGCAAAACGCCTGAAGAAGCGGCGGCCTACGTCAACGACCTAAAAACCTCCAAGCGCTATGTGCGCGACGTTTATTGA
- a CDS encoding NirA family protein, with protein MNSFSPEQKQYLEGFFTGVLKRQAGGGPLAGGTTFADAEPEAGPKPKKKKILPEEKIKKEQHPFDALDTLYKNAQNDLPPEKPDIFRFKWNGLFWLAPVHEGYMCRLRIPGGFVTSAQVRELASIADDIASGFLQITTRNNFQVRIIQPKDTPELLRRLQDCGLHSRGSGGDNLRNFTCNPTTGFDPQELLDVKPLVQDLAHYIINQNEFYDLPRKFNISFDNGGLVGTLEDTNDIGLRAVLLGEVPEGHPLHGKAEPGVYFQVLLGGVTGHEEFAELSDILCPPEESVAVIAALSRCYIRNGNRTNRGKNRLVYLLKEWGFEKFLQESEAIYGQPFLRLNAEKDADLLVPRQKAPRAHSHLGAQPQKQPGMNYLGVHVPVGLLETDEARALADIADEYGNGELRLTVWQNLLIPNIPEEKIEAAKQAVTEAGLRYEASFIRGAVAACTGNKYCKYSSADTKSHAIEVVDFLDERIALDHPINIHVTGCPHSCAQHYIGDIGLLSCKVQQGEDTVEGYHVFVGGGFAENKRVGRQLFKSVAAGEELNHRILALMQAFQANRQGEETFLEFTTRLEMEQLVSLAEMQLSALAA; from the coding sequence ATGAACTCCTTCAGCCCAGAACAGAAGCAATACCTGGAAGGCTTCTTCACCGGCGTGCTCAAGCGTCAGGCTGGTGGGGGGCCGCTTGCGGGAGGCACGACCTTTGCCGATGCCGAGCCCGAGGCCGGTCCCAAGCCCAAGAAAAAGAAAATTCTCCCGGAAGAGAAAATCAAGAAGGAACAGCATCCCTTCGACGCGCTCGACACGCTCTACAAAAACGCCCAAAATGACCTTCCGCCAGAGAAGCCGGATATATTCCGTTTCAAGTGGAATGGACTCTTTTGGCTCGCCCCCGTCCACGAAGGTTACATGTGCCGCCTCCGCATTCCGGGTGGTTTTGTCACTTCAGCCCAAGTGCGGGAATTGGCTTCCATCGCCGACGACATCGCAAGCGGCTTCCTCCAAATCACGACCCGGAACAATTTTCAAGTCCGCATCATCCAGCCCAAAGACACCCCCGAACTCTTGCGGCGTCTGCAAGACTGCGGGCTCCACTCCCGGGGCTCCGGCGGGGACAATCTGAGAAATTTCACCTGCAATCCTACGACCGGTTTCGACCCCCAAGAGCTCCTGGACGTCAAGCCTCTCGTCCAAGACCTGGCCCACTACATCATTAACCAAAACGAGTTTTATGATCTCCCTCGAAAGTTCAATATCTCCTTCGACAATGGGGGTCTCGTCGGGACACTCGAAGACACCAATGACATCGGCCTGCGCGCCGTCCTGCTTGGCGAGGTCCCCGAAGGCCACCCGCTCCATGGAAAAGCGGAGCCGGGCGTTTACTTCCAGGTCCTTCTCGGAGGCGTCACCGGACACGAAGAATTCGCAGAGCTGTCCGACATCCTCTGTCCTCCAGAGGAATCCGTCGCCGTCATCGCAGCCCTTTCCCGTTGTTACATCCGAAATGGCAATCGGACTAACCGCGGTAAGAACCGCCTCGTGTATCTGCTAAAGGAATGGGGGTTTGAGAAATTCCTTCAGGAATCGGAAGCCATTTACGGTCAGCCCTTCCTGCGATTGAACGCGGAGAAAGACGCAGACCTACTCGTCCCCAGGCAGAAAGCGCCGCGTGCGCACTCCCACTTGGGGGCGCAACCTCAGAAGCAGCCCGGAATGAACTATCTCGGAGTGCACGTGCCGGTTGGCCTCCTCGAGACAGACGAAGCCCGGGCCCTCGCGGACATTGCGGACGAGTATGGCAATGGCGAACTGCGGCTGACCGTCTGGCAAAACCTTCTCATCCCCAACATCCCGGAAGAGAAAATCGAAGCAGCCAAGCAAGCCGTGACCGAGGCCGGCCTGCGCTACGAAGCCAGCTTCATCCGAGGGGCCGTTGCGGCTTGTACCGGCAATAAATACTGCAAATATTCCAGCGCGGACACCAAGAGCCACGCCATCGAAGTGGTCGATTTTCTCGACGAGCGAATCGCGCTTGATCATCCGATTAATATCCATGTCACAGGCTGCCCCCACTCCTGCGCCCAACACTACATTGGGGACATTGGCCTGCTCTCTTGTAAGGTCCAGCAGGGCGAGGACACCGTAGAAGGCTACCACGTCTTCGTGGGCGGTGGCTTCGCCGAGAACAAACGAGTGGGGCGACAACTCTTCAAATCGGTGGCTGCCGGAGAAGAGCTCAATCATCGCATCCTCGCCCTCATGCAAGCTTTCCAGGCCAATCGCCAGGGTGAAGAAACCTTCCTTGAGTTCACGACGCGGCTGGAAATGGAACAGCTGGTCTCGCTCGCCGAAATGCAGCTGTCGGCACTGGCGGCTTGA
- a CDS encoding DmsC/YnfH family molybdoenzyme membrane anchor subunit: MISELTEAAGNETTGTLVDRLLAGQRSLSAVERFSQRHTDAKGPAKEKYYRDLIPLSRPQEGEQYSFEVDLDACTSCKACVTACHSLNGLDDTESWRDIGILYGENDQGPWQQTVTTACHHCNDPGCANGCPVLAYEKDEDTGIVRHLDDQCIGCQYCVFKCPYDVPKYNQSLGIVRKCDMCHDRLSEGEAPACVQACPNGAIKIKIVRQDEVVARAERELQMLPGAFDSRYTQPSTVYHSKKTIPSDARPSDERDLTPEHAHMPLVWMLTLTQLAAGLWLGSLLFGGPGDPVTRTWWWSAAALLSAVGVGASVLHLGRPLQAWRAFLGWRKSWLSREILAFGGWVPLGLTALGLLLLQLPFTKIAGFSATALGLVGVFTSVMVYADTKRSYWNLERTGLRFYGTVGLAAAASGWVAGSSLAAGVLVAATLGKLSWEWLRTVHPARQPGWDPEIRSARVLLGPLRRMGMARLSASLLGGILLPLLSLALALPSLAWAGIFLVSVGEWLERYLFFSAVTPPRMNGVV; this comes from the coding sequence ATGATCTCAGAGCTGACAGAGGCAGCCGGCAATGAAACCACTGGCACACTCGTCGACCGCTTGTTAGCGGGACAGCGCTCCCTCTCGGCCGTCGAACGCTTCTCCCAACGGCACACCGACGCCAAGGGCCCGGCCAAAGAAAAGTATTACCGCGACCTCATCCCTCTCTCCCGCCCCCAAGAGGGAGAGCAGTATTCCTTCGAGGTCGATCTCGATGCCTGCACCAGTTGCAAGGCCTGCGTCACTGCCTGCCACAGTCTCAACGGGCTCGACGACACCGAATCCTGGCGAGACATCGGCATTCTTTACGGCGAAAACGACCAAGGCCCCTGGCAGCAAACCGTCACCACCGCTTGCCATCACTGCAACGACCCCGGCTGTGCGAATGGCTGCCCGGTCCTGGCCTACGAAAAGGATGAAGACACCGGCATCGTCCGCCACCTAGACGACCAATGCATCGGCTGCCAATATTGTGTTTTCAAATGCCCCTACGACGTCCCGAAATACAACCAATCGCTTGGGATCGTTCGCAAGTGCGACATGTGCCACGACCGGCTCTCCGAGGGCGAAGCGCCCGCCTGCGTTCAAGCCTGCCCCAACGGCGCCATCAAAATCAAGATCGTCCGGCAAGACGAAGTCGTGGCCCGCGCAGAGAGAGAGCTGCAAATGCTCCCCGGAGCCTTTGACTCCCGCTACACCCAACCGAGCACCGTCTATCATTCCAAAAAGACCATCCCGAGCGATGCCCGCCCCTCAGACGAGCGAGACCTCACTCCAGAACACGCCCACATGCCTCTGGTTTGGATGCTCACGTTGACCCAGCTCGCTGCCGGTCTCTGGCTCGGCAGCCTTCTCTTTGGTGGTCCGGGTGATCCGGTGACCCGGACTTGGTGGTGGAGCGCCGCAGCGCTTCTCAGTGCGGTCGGCGTGGGTGCCAGTGTCCTGCACCTCGGACGCCCCTTACAAGCTTGGCGCGCCTTCCTCGGCTGGCGCAAATCCTGGCTCAGTCGGGAGATCCTGGCCTTTGGTGGCTGGGTCCCTCTCGGCCTGACCGCCCTCGGCCTGCTTCTTCTCCAGCTTCCCTTCACTAAAATTGCGGGATTTTCCGCCACTGCTCTCGGGCTGGTAGGCGTTTTTACTTCCGTCATGGTCTATGCCGACACCAAGCGGAGCTACTGGAATTTGGAGCGAACGGGGCTTCGCTTCTACGGGACCGTCGGGCTGGCCGCCGCCGCCTCGGGCTGGGTCGCAGGCAGCAGCCTGGCCGCCGGGGTCCTGGTGGCCGCCACCCTCGGCAAGCTCTCTTGGGAATGGTTGCGCACCGTTCACCCCGCCCGTCAGCCCGGCTGGGATCCAGAAATCCGGAGCGCTCGGGTCTTGCTCGGGCCCCTGCGGAGGATGGGGATGGCCCGGCTGAGCGCCTCCCTCCTCGGGGGAATTCTCCTTCCTCTTCTTTCTCTCGCGTTGGCGCTGCCTTCTTTGGCTTGGGCTGGGATCTTCCTTGTGTCTGTGGGAGAATGGCTGGAACGTTACCTCTTCTTCTCCGCGGTCACCCCTCCGCGCATGAATGGCGTCGTCTAA
- a CDS encoding nitrate reductase, with protein sequence MIRFKFAQTKFRDKLLRATKFRNFDGSLTQQLRKTQGAFGTGLQPHALAPDATTNAICGFCATGCSLSLHLREGQAVNLTPDPDHPVNYGMACPKGWEALTVLDAPNRATTPLMRRDRGQALEPCTWEEAAHFFCERMKLTQARFGKESAAFISTGQICLEEMAFLGAFAKFGMGILHGDGNTRQCMATAVMAYKESFGFDSPPYTYGDFQESDVLVFVGSNLCISHPIMWEHVEKNPHQPKIIVLDPRRTETAMAATHHVPLRPKSDLTLLYCLAREILQQGWQDKDFIQAHTEGFAGLATHLEEFTLEHGEEASGIPAAEIQELARLIGQGKRVSFWWTMGVNQSHQATRTAQAIINLALLTGNIGRPGTGANSITGQCNAMGSRLFSNTTNLLGGHRFEEPAHREKVASLLGIPIERIPTQVSLPYHKIMEGIDTGDTKALWVIATNPAHSWINQNEIRERFDKLEFLVVQDMYADTETAELADLVLPAASWGEKEGSFINSERRIGLVKQVRTAPGQALSDFRIFQLLAHEWGCGEFFAEWDSPESVFQLLKELTRGQPCDITGIRDYHHVDTKSGIQWPLPEGSDVEEGSQRRLFADGKFFRPNGKAQFVFDRSRPGPETPDPEYPFYLLTGRGTSAQWHTQTRTRNSRILRSLYPQDAYIEINAADAEALDIEEGQAVRVDSRRGSVTAAALLSPAVTEGSVFLPMHYVETNQLTHSSFDPHSHQPNYKAGAVRLTALARA encoded by the coding sequence ATGATTCGCTTCAAATTCGCGCAGACCAAATTCCGGGACAAGCTTCTCCGCGCGACGAAGTTTCGCAACTTCGACGGCAGCCTCACGCAGCAGTTGCGCAAAACCCAGGGAGCCTTCGGCACAGGTCTGCAACCCCATGCCCTGGCTCCCGACGCCACCACCAATGCCATCTGCGGCTTCTGCGCCACCGGCTGCTCCCTCTCGCTCCATCTCCGGGAAGGTCAAGCCGTCAATCTCACACCCGATCCCGACCACCCAGTCAACTACGGCATGGCCTGCCCCAAAGGCTGGGAAGCGCTCACCGTCTTGGACGCCCCCAACCGCGCCACCACCCCGCTCATGCGACGGGACCGCGGCCAAGCGCTCGAACCCTGCACCTGGGAAGAAGCCGCCCACTTTTTCTGCGAGCGCATGAAGCTGACCCAGGCCCGCTTTGGCAAGGAGAGCGCGGCCTTCATCAGCACTGGGCAAATCTGCCTCGAAGAAATGGCCTTTTTAGGGGCTTTCGCCAAATTCGGCATGGGCATCCTGCATGGCGATGGCAATACCCGCCAATGCATGGCGACCGCAGTGATGGCTTACAAAGAGTCCTTTGGCTTCGACTCCCCCCCCTACACCTATGGCGATTTCCAGGAGTCGGACGTGCTCGTTTTCGTGGGCTCCAACCTCTGCATCTCCCACCCCATCATGTGGGAACACGTGGAGAAGAATCCCCACCAGCCCAAAATCATCGTGCTGGATCCCAGGCGCACGGAGACCGCCATGGCCGCCACCCATCACGTCCCTCTCCGGCCCAAGTCCGACCTGACCCTCCTCTACTGTCTCGCCCGGGAAATCCTCCAGCAGGGCTGGCAAGACAAGGATTTCATCCAGGCCCACACCGAAGGGTTCGCCGGGCTGGCCACCCACTTGGAGGAGTTCACCCTGGAGCACGGGGAAGAAGCTTCCGGCATTCCCGCGGCCGAAATCCAAGAACTCGCCCGCCTCATTGGCCAAGGCAAACGCGTCTCCTTCTGGTGGACCATGGGCGTGAACCAGAGCCACCAAGCCACCCGCACCGCTCAGGCCATCATCAATCTGGCTCTCCTGACTGGCAACATCGGCCGACCCGGCACGGGTGCTAACTCCATCACCGGGCAGTGCAATGCCATGGGCTCGCGCCTTTTCAGCAACACCACCAACCTCCTGGGGGGACATCGCTTCGAAGAGCCGGCCCACCGGGAAAAAGTGGCCTCCCTCCTGGGCATTCCGATCGAGCGCATTCCCACCCAAGTCAGCCTCCCTTACCACAAAATCATGGAGGGAATCGACACCGGCGATACCAAGGCCCTCTGGGTCATCGCCACCAACCCCGCTCACTCTTGGATCAATCAGAATGAAATTCGAGAGCGCTTCGACAAGCTCGAATTCCTGGTCGTCCAAGACATGTATGCCGACACCGAGACCGCCGAATTGGCCGACCTCGTCCTACCGGCCGCGTCCTGGGGAGAAAAGGAAGGCAGCTTCATCAACTCGGAGCGCCGCATCGGCTTGGTCAAGCAAGTGCGGACCGCACCGGGCCAAGCGCTTTCCGACTTCCGGATCTTTCAACTCTTGGCCCACGAATGGGGCTGCGGAGAATTCTTTGCAGAATGGGACAGCCCCGAAAGCGTTTTCCAACTGCTCAAGGAACTCACCCGGGGCCAGCCCTGCGACATCACCGGCATTCGGGACTACCATCACGTAGACACCAAAAGCGGCATCCAATGGCCCCTGCCTGAAGGAAGTGATGTCGAGGAAGGCTCCCAGAGACGGCTCTTTGCCGATGGCAAATTTTTCCGTCCCAACGGCAAGGCCCAATTTGTCTTCGACCGCTCCCGCCCAGGACCCGAGACCCCCGACCCCGAATACCCCTTCTATCTCCTGACCGGCCGAGGCACCAGCGCCCAATGGCACACCCAGACCCGCACGCGCAACTCCCGCATCTTGCGCAGTCTCTACCCCCAGGATGCCTACATCGAAATCAATGCGGCCGATGCCGAAGCCCTCGATATCGAGGAAGGGCAAGCGGTCCGGGTCGACTCTCGGAGAGGCAGCGTGACGGCCGCCGCCTTGCTCTCCCCCGCCGTGACCGAGGGATCGGTCTTTCTGCCCATGCACTACGTGGAAACCAACCAGCTGACCCACTCCAGCTTCGATCCCCACTCCCACCAACCGAACTACAAAGCCGGCGCCGTCCGCCTGACCGCCCTCGCCCGAGCCTAA
- a CDS encoding CDP-alcohol phosphatidyltransferase family protein — protein sequence MTLANQISFTRLLLIPVFVCFATSYSQSLSQGNPVDLWRWGALVTFGLAAVSDGLDGLIARRFRQQSELGALLDPLADKGLMLAAILTLSVTNWPGEFPLWFPLLVITRDVLCILAYFVILHHNGRVEVRAHWTGKVTTATQLTAIGWVLLGIDTPPALWPTVLAGVFTFISGMIYLSEAFRQLQDPRPEES from the coding sequence ATGACTCTCGCCAATCAGATCTCGTTCACTCGCCTCTTGCTGATCCCGGTTTTTGTTTGCTTTGCCACCTCCTACTCCCAAAGCCTCTCCCAAGGCAACCCGGTCGACCTCTGGCGATGGGGCGCACTCGTGACCTTTGGCTTGGCCGCCGTGAGCGATGGTCTCGATGGCCTGATCGCTCGTCGCTTCCGGCAGCAGTCCGAACTCGGGGCCCTCCTCGACCCGCTGGCCGACAAAGGCCTCATGCTAGCCGCCATCCTCACCCTTTCGGTGACCAACTGGCCGGGAGAATTCCCCCTCTGGTTTCCCCTCCTTGTCATCACCCGGGATGTCCTCTGCATCCTGGCCTACTTCGTCATCCTGCACCACAATGGCAGGGTGGAGGTCCGGGCCCACTGGACGGGCAAGGTCACCACCGCCACCCAGCTGACTGCTATTGGCTGGGTTCTCCTGGGCATCGACACGCCCCCCGCCCTCTGGCCCACCGTCCTGGCCGGGGTCTTCACCTTCATTTCGGGAATGATTTATCTTTCGGAAGCCTTTCGCCAGTTGCAGGATCCCCGCCCGGAGGAGTCATGA
- the der gene encoding ribosome biogenesis GTPase Der, with amino-acid sequence MRNESTIAIVGRPNVGKSALFNRLAKKRISIVHDQPGVTRDRISAPCAVTQHPAELIDTGGIGATIDDVLTEQVTAEADIALHEAGLVLLVVDARDGITPIDESLAQLLRKAEAKVWLIANKIDDHVNESLKDEFTRLGFGEIFPTSAEHGRGIKALAEALDGHLADFAEEIEEEQAAEKKEGIRLAIVGRPNVGKSSLVNAILKNDRTIVSDLAGTTRDAVDIAYQQGGVRYTLIDTAGIRRRGKMDSPVEIFSSFRAQDSIERSDLCLLVIDSAVGVTAQDRKIAKLILKAHKPCVLIMNKFDLFFPEGRRQDRIAEITDHVRRELFFLHYAPIAAVSAKNRESIGRTFNAVDTIRKTAASPLTTGAINRLFLKALTVNPPPLQGGRRGKILYATVRTDPKFTRIPAPEYVLFVNQRNRFKDTYLRYLENFLRESHDHTGLPIQFKIRDREKRKS; translated from the coding sequence ATGAGGAACGAAAGCACCATCGCCATTGTCGGCCGTCCCAACGTCGGCAAATCCGCGCTCTTCAATCGCCTGGCCAAAAAACGGATTTCCATCGTGCACGACCAACCGGGCGTCACGCGCGACCGCATTTCCGCGCCCTGCGCCGTGACCCAGCACCCGGCCGAACTCATCGATACCGGGGGCATCGGGGCCACCATCGACGATGTCCTGACCGAGCAAGTCACCGCCGAAGCGGACATCGCGCTCCACGAGGCCGGTCTCGTTCTTTTGGTAGTGGACGCCCGGGATGGCATCACGCCCATCGATGAATCCCTCGCCCAGCTCCTCCGGAAAGCCGAAGCCAAGGTCTGGCTGATCGCCAACAAGATCGACGACCATGTCAACGAATCGCTCAAAGACGAGTTCACCCGCCTCGGTTTCGGTGAGATTTTCCCCACCAGCGCCGAGCACGGACGCGGCATCAAGGCCCTGGCCGAAGCGCTCGACGGGCACCTCGCAGACTTCGCCGAGGAAATCGAGGAAGAGCAGGCCGCCGAAAAGAAGGAAGGCATCCGCCTCGCCATCGTGGGACGGCCCAATGTTGGCAAGTCCTCGCTCGTGAACGCCATCCTCAAGAACGACCGCACCATCGTCAGCGACCTCGCGGGCACCACGCGGGATGCCGTCGACATCGCCTACCAGCAGGGCGGGGTGCGCTACACCCTCATCGACACCGCCGGCATCCGACGCCGGGGCAAGATGGACTCACCGGTCGAGATCTTCTCCTCCTTCCGTGCGCAGGACAGCATCGAGCGCTCTGACCTCTGCCTGCTCGTCATCGACTCCGCCGTCGGCGTCACAGCCCAGGATCGGAAGATCGCCAAGCTCATCCTCAAGGCACACAAGCCCTGCGTCCTCATCATGAACAAGTTCGACTTGTTCTTTCCCGAAGGCCGCCGTCAGGATCGGATCGCTGAAATCACCGACCACGTCCGCCGCGAACTCTTCTTCCTCCACTACGCCCCCATCGCCGCCGTCTCCGCCAAAAACCGGGAAAGCATCGGCCGCACCTTCAACGCCGTCGACACCATCCGGAAAACGGCCGCCAGCCCCCTCACCACCGGTGCCATCAATCGCCTCTTTCTCAAAGCGCTGACCGTGAATCCTCCGCCCTTACAGGGAGGGCGTCGCGGCAAAATCCTCTACGCCACCGTCCGCACCGATCCCAAATTCACCCGCATCCCCGCGCCGGAATACGTCTTATTCGTCAACCAGCGCAACCGCTTCAAGGACACGTATCTCCGCTACCTGGAAAACTTTCTCCGCGAGAGCCACGACCACACCGGCCTCCCGATCCAGTTCAAGATCCGTGACCGAGAGAAGCGGAAAAGCTAG
- a CDS encoding CIA30 family protein, whose protein sequence is MKQLVLLSSLVLVTDGFGGSPDADEESEILSLTEFVSHENDSLDWRVVNDGVMGGLSQGELRFSESETLLFRGVLSLENQGGFSMVETGPVVLNLEAAEGILLRVRGDGRSYQMRLASDARFRGNEVAFQGEFQTADGVWTEVKVPFERFQGTYRGRSLPEAKLNPAAIQRFAILLGDKTPGPFALEVDFIRAY, encoded by the coding sequence GTGAAACAGTTGGTTCTTTTGAGCTCCCTCGTCTTGGTGACCGATGGCTTCGGCGGTTCTCCAGACGCGGACGAGGAGAGCGAGATCCTCTCGCTGACCGAATTCGTGTCTCACGAAAATGACTCCTTGGATTGGAGGGTGGTCAATGATGGGGTCATGGGCGGACTTTCTCAGGGAGAGCTGCGTTTCTCCGAGAGCGAAACCTTGCTCTTCCGCGGCGTCCTTTCGCTCGAAAACCAGGGCGGCTTCTCGATGGTGGAAACGGGTCCCGTGGTTCTCAATTTGGAAGCCGCCGAGGGCATTTTGCTGCGGGTTCGCGGGGATGGCCGGAGCTACCAAATGCGATTGGCCTCAGACGCGCGATTTCGCGGAAACGAGGTGGCTTTTCAAGGTGAATTCCAAACCGCCGACGGTGTCTGGACCGAGGTCAAGGTGCCTTTTGAGCGCTTCCAAGGTACGTATCGCGGTCGCTCCCTCCCCGAGGCCAAGCTCAACCCCGCCGCCATCCAGCGCTTCGCCATTCTGCTAGGCGACAAGACACCCGGCCCCTTCGCCTTGGAGGTCGATTTCATCCGCGCCTACTAA